The Mycobacterium sp. 3519A genome contains a region encoding:
- a CDS encoding nitroreductase/quinone reductase family protein, which translates to MAYLKPPWFTRAVFNKIAMATGMSNTEKLTVSRRRSKRRQEIPVVTVDVGGAKYLVSTRGEAEWVKNVRADPNVVIGATAYVAREIPEQDRRPVLTAYRQKAGRAVEGYFRKLPRDVDHPVFVVTPKG; encoded by the coding sequence ATGGCGTACCTCAAGCCTCCGTGGTTCACCCGCGCGGTGTTCAACAAGATCGCGATGGCGACCGGGATGAGTAACACCGAGAAGCTGACCGTGAGCAGGCGCCGAAGCAAGCGGCGGCAGGAAATCCCGGTCGTCACCGTGGATGTCGGCGGCGCCAAGTACCTCGTGTCAACCCGCGGCGAAGCCGAGTGGGTCAAGAATGTCCGGGCCGACCCGAATGTGGTGATCGGTGCGACGGCATACGTCGCGCGCGAGATTCCCGAACAGGACCGGCGACCGGTGCTCACCGCGTACCGCCAGAAGGCCGGCCGCGCGGTGGAAGGCTACTTTCGGAAGCTACCGCGCGACGTCGACCATCCCGTCTTCGTCGTCACACCGAAAGGATGA
- a CDS encoding beta-propeller fold lactonase family protein: MGNAKYVGRVGALAVALGIGAAVAATPWVAVAEPSTDSSAASDSSPASESASKDDSKPATSRGVSRSVVKKKQTTGAKANASANDDVAADKATRHATDRKPATKSRGATRQAKRPQAEPVAAAPTEVTLAAPPSMGQADAVEKQLLPTAPARPAPAQSPLWGVLELARRQVRHTLFNRTPTVDYHPLDNSQLTDGVITGNLHAVDPDGDPLAFNVTQEPEHGTVVVNRDGTFTYTPDDEFGRIGSDSFTVSVDDSVAYRLAGPVGIVLDALHRGAQIFGLSGQDTINSHPTVKATPQVFIEVGPQPADVAVSPDGATAYVVNQGDNTVSVIDTATNTVSHTVAVGDNSVAVAASPDGSRVYVVNRFDDSVSVIDTATNTVTGTIPVGFLPGGLALSPNGTILYVANSQDQTVMKINTNTQTVVATISVVGFPQGVAVSPDGSRVYVTCEGLGGQQGVGTLAVIETTNNTVIGIIPVGEFFPRGVAVTPDGSRVYVANDDGLWVIDTASLTAITTVPVGAGAGVAVSPDGKRVYVANYDEDTMSVISTVSNTVTSTIAVGNSPRGVAVGSDGRIYVTNAGEHTLFVRG; the protein is encoded by the coding sequence ATGGGTAACGCAAAATATGTCGGCCGCGTCGGTGCGCTGGCGGTAGCGCTGGGCATTGGGGCGGCAGTGGCCGCCACCCCGTGGGTAGCAGTCGCAGAGCCGTCGACCGACTCCTCGGCGGCGTCGGATTCCTCGCCTGCATCGGAGTCCGCGTCCAAAGACGACTCGAAACCAGCCACGTCGCGGGGCGTTTCGCGCAGCGTTGTCAAGAAGAAGCAGACAACCGGCGCCAAGGCGAACGCGTCGGCCAACGATGACGTCGCGGCTGACAAGGCGACACGGCACGCCACGGACCGCAAACCCGCCACGAAATCGAGGGGCGCCACCCGCCAAGCCAAGCGACCGCAGGCAGAGCCCGTCGCTGCCGCGCCCACGGAGGTCACACTGGCTGCGCCACCTTCGATGGGACAAGCGGATGCCGTTGAGAAGCAACTCCTTCCGACGGCACCCGCGCGACCCGCGCCGGCGCAGTCACCGCTGTGGGGCGTTTTGGAGTTGGCGCGTCGCCAGGTCCGGCACACGTTGTTCAACCGGACCCCGACCGTCGACTACCACCCGTTGGACAACAGCCAATTGACCGACGGGGTGATCACCGGAAACCTCCATGCGGTCGATCCCGACGGGGATCCGTTGGCGTTCAACGTCACCCAAGAGCCCGAACACGGCACCGTGGTGGTCAACCGCGACGGCACCTTCACCTACACCCCCGACGACGAGTTCGGTCGGATCGGCAGCGACTCGTTCACCGTCTCCGTCGACGACTCCGTCGCCTACCGGCTGGCCGGCCCGGTCGGGATCGTGCTGGACGCGCTGCACCGCGGCGCCCAGATCTTCGGCCTCTCCGGCCAGGACACCATCAATTCCCATCCGACGGTCAAAGCGACCCCGCAGGTGTTCATCGAAGTCGGGCCTCAACCCGCCGACGTTGCCGTCAGCCCCGACGGCGCCACCGCCTACGTCGTCAACCAGGGTGACAACACCGTTTCGGTGATCGACACGGCCACCAACACCGTCAGCCACACCGTGGCCGTTGGCGACAATTCGGTAGCTGTGGCGGCCAGCCCCGACGGTTCCCGCGTCTATGTGGTCAACCGCTTCGACGATTCGGTGTCGGTGATCGACACCGCGACCAACACCGTCACTGGCACCATCCCGGTCGGTTTCCTCCCCGGTGGTTTGGCGTTGAGTCCGAACGGCACGATCCTGTACGTCGCGAACAGCCAGGACCAGACTGTGATGAAGATCAACACCAACACCCAGACGGTTGTTGCCACCATCAGCGTCGTCGGCTTTCCGCAGGGCGTGGCCGTCAGCCCGGACGGCAGCCGCGTGTATGTCACCTGCGAGGGCCTCGGCGGTCAACAGGGTGTGGGCACGCTGGCGGTGATCGAAACCACCAACAACACGGTCATCGGCATCATCCCCGTCGGCGAATTCTTCCCGCGGGGCGTCGCGGTCACCCCGGACGGCTCCCGGGTCTATGTGGCCAACGACGACGGGCTGTGGGTGATCGACACGGCCTCCCTGACTGCCATAACGACCGTCCCCGTCGGTGCGGGCGCTGGCGTGGCCGTCAGCCCGGACGGCAAACGCGTGTACGTCGCCAACTACGACGAGGACACGATGTCGGTCATCAGCACTGTGAGCAACACCGTCACGTCCACGATCGCCGTTGGCAACTCCCCGCGTGGGGTCGCGGTCGGCTCCGACGGCCGCATCTACGTCACCAACGCAGGCGAGCACACCCTGTTCGTGCGAGGCTGA
- the hemL gene encoding glutamate-1-semialdehyde 2,1-aminomutase: MHRTDLSAKLFSDACAVIPGGVNSPVRAFSSVGGTPRFITSAAGYWLTDADDNRYVDLVCSWGPMILGHAHPAVVEAVQRVAADGLSFGAPTPSETELAGEIISRVAPVERLRMVNSGTEATMSAIRLARGYTGRAKIVKFSGCYHGHSDALLADAGSGVATLGLPSSPGVTGAATADTIVLPYNNIPAVEEVFGQFGDEIACVITEASPGNMGTVAPLGGFNAALRRITAAHGALLISDEVMTGFRVSRSGWYGIDPVDADLFTFGKVMSGGLPAAAFGGRAEVMERLAPLGPVYQAGTLSGNPVAMAAGLATLRAADDAAYAALDANADRLTALMKTALTEAGVAHQVQRAGNMLSVFFTDEPVHDFASARATETWRFPAFFHALLDAGVYPPPSAFETWFVSAVLDDEAFERIADALPGAARAAAEAKKPA, from the coding sequence ATGCACCGCACCGACCTGTCCGCGAAGCTGTTCAGCGACGCGTGCGCCGTGATCCCCGGCGGGGTGAACTCGCCGGTCAGGGCCTTTTCCTCGGTCGGCGGCACCCCGCGCTTCATCACCTCCGCGGCGGGCTACTGGTTGACCGACGCCGACGACAACCGCTACGTCGACCTGGTCTGTTCGTGGGGACCGATGATCCTCGGCCACGCGCACCCCGCCGTGGTCGAGGCCGTGCAGCGGGTCGCCGCCGACGGTCTGTCCTTCGGCGCGCCGACGCCATCGGAGACCGAACTCGCCGGGGAGATCATCAGCCGCGTCGCGCCGGTCGAACGGCTGCGCATGGTCAACTCCGGCACCGAGGCCACGATGAGCGCCATCCGGTTGGCCCGCGGCTACACCGGCCGCGCCAAGATCGTCAAGTTCTCCGGCTGCTACCACGGCCACAGCGACGCGCTGCTCGCCGACGCCGGTTCGGGGGTGGCCACCCTCGGCCTGCCGTCCTCACCGGGAGTGACGGGCGCCGCCACCGCCGACACCATCGTGTTGCCCTACAACAACATTCCGGCCGTCGAAGAGGTCTTCGGGCAGTTCGGCGACGAGATCGCCTGCGTCATCACCGAAGCCAGTCCCGGCAACATGGGCACCGTCGCGCCGCTGGGCGGTTTCAACGCAGCGCTACGCCGCATCACTGCCGCCCACGGCGCACTGCTGATCTCCGACGAGGTGATGACCGGCTTCCGGGTCAGCCGATCCGGTTGGTACGGCATCGATCCCGTCGACGCGGACCTGTTCACCTTCGGCAAGGTGATGAGCGGTGGCCTGCCCGCCGCCGCGTTCGGCGGCCGCGCCGAGGTGATGGAACGTCTCGCGCCGCTGGGCCCGGTCTACCAGGCAGGCACCCTGTCCGGTAACCCGGTCGCGATGGCCGCGGGCCTTGCCACACTGCGCGCCGCCGACGACGCTGCGTACGCCGCACTGGACGCCAACGCCGACCGGCTGACCGCGCTGATGAAGACGGCGCTCACCGAAGCCGGTGTGGCGCATCAGGTTCAGCGTGCGGGCAACATGCTCAGCGTGTTCTTCACCGACGAGCCCGTCCACGACTTCGCGTCCGCCCGCGCCACCGAGACGTGGCGGTTCCCGGCGTTCTTCCACGCATTGCTCGATGCCGGTGTCTACCCGCCGCCGAGCGCATTCGAAACCTGGTTCGTCTCAGCGGTTCTCGACGACGAGGCGTTCGAGCGCATCGCCGACGCCCTTCCCGGTGCCGCGCGCGCGGCCGCGGAAGCGAAGAAGCCTGCATGA
- a CDS encoding histidine phosphatase family protein → MTEKTIVHVMRHGEVHNPEKILYGRLPNYHLSERGRAQAQAVADWLALRDVVYVVASPLERAQETAEPIAAARGLSIDTDDDLIESTNIFQGQRVSPGDGALRDPRNWWYLRNPRSPSWGEPYADIAARMTAALHRARAKAAGHEAVCVSHQLPVETLRRAVTGQPLHHFPTRRMCNLASVTSFYFHGDAYVGWGYSELAGQ, encoded by the coding sequence ATGACGGAGAAAACCATCGTGCACGTGATGCGGCACGGCGAGGTGCACAACCCGGAGAAGATCCTGTACGGCAGGCTGCCGAACTACCATCTCTCCGAACGCGGGCGTGCACAGGCGCAGGCCGTCGCGGACTGGCTGGCGTTACGTGACGTCGTCTACGTCGTCGCCTCGCCGCTGGAGCGCGCGCAGGAGACCGCCGAGCCGATAGCGGCCGCCCGCGGCCTGTCGATCGACACCGACGACGACCTGATCGAGTCGACGAACATCTTTCAAGGGCAACGGGTCTCGCCCGGTGACGGTGCCCTGCGCGATCCCCGCAACTGGTGGTATCTGCGCAATCCGCGCAGCCCGTCCTGGGGCGAGCCGTACGCCGACATCGCCGCGCGCATGACGGCGGCGCTGCACAGGGCAAGGGCCAAGGCGGCCGGGCACGAGGCGGTTTGCGTCAGTCATCAGCTGCCGGTGGAGACCCTCCGCAGGGCGGTGACGGGCCAACCGCTGCACCACTTCCCGACCCGCCGGATGTGCAATCTGGCCTCGGTCACCTCCTTCTACTTCCACGGCGACGCCTATGTCGGCTGGGGATACTCGGAGCTGGCAGGGCAGTGA
- a CDS encoding TlpA disulfide reductase family protein — protein sequence MKWLVALASAAVVALAGCSTGDDAVAQGGTFEFVAPGGKTDIFYDPPENRGRPGALKGPELMDPAKTVSLDDFAGKVVVVNVWGQWCGPCRTEITQLQKVYDATRAKGVAFLGIDVRDNNRDAAQDFIVDRKVTFPSIYDPPMRTMIAFGGKYPTTVIPSTVVLDRQHRVAAVFLRELLAEDLQPVVERLAGEKDSAPEHQKAGA from the coding sequence GTGAAGTGGCTGGTGGCCCTGGCAAGCGCGGCGGTGGTCGCGCTCGCTGGCTGCTCCACTGGTGACGACGCCGTCGCGCAGGGCGGCACCTTCGAATTCGTCGCGCCAGGCGGCAAAACCGACATCTTCTACGACCCGCCCGAAAACCGCGGCCGCCCAGGAGCGTTGAAGGGCCCCGAGTTGATGGACCCCGCCAAGACCGTGTCGCTCGACGACTTCGCAGGCAAGGTCGTCGTCGTCAACGTGTGGGGTCAGTGGTGCGGGCCCTGCCGCACCGAGATCACCCAACTGCAGAAGGTGTACGACGCCACCCGCGCCAAGGGGGTCGCGTTCCTCGGCATCGACGTGCGCGACAACAACCGCGACGCCGCACAGGACTTCATCGTCGACCGCAAGGTCACGTTCCCGTCGATCTACGACCCGCCGATGCGCACCATGATCGCGTTCGGCGGTAAATATCCCACCACCGTGATCCCGTCGACCGTCGTGCTGGACCGCCAGCATCGCGTCGCCGCGGTGTTCCTCCGCGAACTGCTCGCCGAGGATCTGCAGCCGGTGGTGGAAAGGCTGGCTGGGGAAAAGGACTCAGCACCGGAGCACCAAAAGGCCGGCGCATGA
- a CDS encoding cytochrome c biogenesis CcdA family protein, which produces MTEFTEIAAAGPVLLAVGVSIAAGFVSFASPCVVPLVPGYLSYLAAVVGVEDRPGDVAAGTARLRVTGAALLFVAGFTAVFLLGTVAVLGMTTTLITNQLLLQRLGGVITIVMGLVFVGFIPVLQREARFTPRQVSTLGGAPLLGAVFGLGWTPCLGPTLTGVIAVASATDASVARGVALVIAYCLGLGIPFVLLAFGSARAVQGLGWLRKHTRAIQIFGGILLILVGTALVTGLWNDFVSWVRDAFVSDVTLPI; this is translated from the coding sequence ATGACCGAGTTCACCGAGATCGCCGCGGCAGGACCGGTGCTGCTCGCCGTCGGTGTCAGCATCGCCGCAGGCTTCGTGTCGTTCGCCTCACCGTGCGTCGTGCCGTTGGTGCCGGGCTACCTGTCCTATCTGGCGGCCGTCGTCGGCGTCGAGGACAGGCCGGGTGACGTCGCCGCGGGCACCGCCCGACTCCGTGTCACGGGCGCGGCGCTGCTGTTCGTCGCGGGCTTCACCGCGGTCTTCTTGCTCGGCACCGTCGCGGTGCTGGGGATGACGACGACGCTGATCACCAATCAGCTTCTGCTGCAACGCCTCGGCGGCGTCATCACGATCGTGATGGGTCTGGTGTTCGTCGGGTTCATCCCGGTGCTGCAGCGCGAGGCCCGGTTCACTCCGCGCCAGGTCTCGACGCTCGGCGGGGCTCCGCTGCTTGGCGCGGTCTTCGGTCTGGGCTGGACGCCGTGCCTCGGGCCGACGCTGACGGGCGTGATCGCGGTGGCCTCGGCCACCGACGCGAGCGTGGCCCGCGGCGTGGCACTGGTGATCGCCTACTGCCTCGGGCTGGGAATCCCGTTCGTGCTGTTGGCTTTCGGTTCGGCCCGCGCCGTACAGGGCCTGGGCTGGCTGCGCAAGCACACCCGCGCGATTCAGATCTTCGGCGGCATCCTGCTGATCCTGGTCGGCACCGCGTTGGTGACGGGGCTGTGGAATGACTTCGTGTCCTGGGTGCGTGACGCGTTTGTCAGCGATGTGACGTTGCCGATATGA
- a CDS encoding cytochrome c biogenesis protein ResB, which yields MTKLLALIRNTWRTLTSMGTALVLLFLLALGAIPGALLPQRSLNESKVEQYLAEHPTIGPWLDRVQAFEVFSSFWFTSVYVLLFVSLVGCLTPRLIEHARSLRATPVAAPRNLSRLPKHHAAEINADPQQLTDHVNGQLKGWRRVVRTEGEATEISAEKGYLREFGNIVFHFSLLGLLVAVAAGKLFGYEGNVIVVADKGPGFCSASPAAFDSFRAGNTVDGTSLYPICLRVNDFQAHYLPSGQAVGFAADIDYQAGADLDSDTWRPYHLKVNEPLRVGGDRVYLQGHGYAPTFTVTFPGGQTRTQTLQFRPEDPITLLSSGAMRFDPPGGSYPDPDQRRKNQIAIQGLFAPTEQLDGTLLSSSFPAMNDPAVAIDIYQGDTGLDTGKPQSLFSLDPKLIGQNRLTKKARVNLKVGQEVRLDPGPGPGTVVRFDGAVPFINVQVSHDPAQIWVLVFALTMMAGLLVSLVVRRRRVWVRLTPTGAGTVSVELGGLARTDNSGWGDEFERLTQRLLDVDAQRLKETV from the coding sequence ATGACGAAACTGCTCGCGCTGATCCGGAACACCTGGCGGACCCTGACGTCGATGGGCACCGCGCTGGTGTTGCTGTTCCTGCTGGCGCTGGGCGCCATCCCCGGCGCACTGCTGCCGCAGCGCAGCCTCAACGAATCCAAGGTCGAGCAGTACCTCGCCGAGCACCCGACCATCGGCCCCTGGCTGGACCGCGTGCAGGCCTTCGAGGTGTTCTCGAGTTTCTGGTTCACCTCTGTCTACGTGCTGCTGTTCGTCTCGCTGGTCGGCTGCCTCACTCCACGACTGATCGAGCACGCCCGCAGCCTGCGGGCCACGCCGGTCGCGGCGCCCCGCAACCTGAGTCGGCTGCCCAAACACCACGCCGCCGAGATCAATGCCGACCCGCAACAGTTGACCGACCACGTCAACGGCCAACTGAAGGGCTGGCGCCGCGTCGTCCGCACAGAGGGCGAGGCCACCGAGATCTCTGCGGAAAAAGGCTATCTGCGTGAGTTCGGCAACATCGTCTTCCACTTCTCGCTGCTGGGTCTGCTGGTCGCGGTGGCCGCGGGCAAGCTGTTCGGCTACGAGGGCAACGTGATCGTCGTCGCCGACAAGGGGCCCGGGTTCTGTTCGGCGTCACCCGCGGCGTTCGACTCGTTCCGGGCGGGCAACACCGTCGACGGCACCTCCCTGTACCCGATCTGCTTGCGGGTCAACGACTTCCAGGCGCACTATCTGCCCAGCGGGCAGGCCGTCGGCTTCGCCGCCGACATCGACTACCAGGCGGGCGCCGACCTCGACAGCGACACCTGGCGGCCGTACCACCTGAAGGTCAACGAGCCACTGCGCGTCGGCGGGGACCGGGTGTACCTGCAGGGCCACGGCTACGCCCCGACGTTCACCGTCACGTTCCCCGGCGGGCAGACCCGCACCCAGACGCTGCAGTTCCGGCCCGAGGACCCGATCACCCTGCTGTCCTCGGGCGCGATGCGGTTCGACCCGCCCGGCGGCAGCTACCCCGACCCCGACCAGCGGCGCAAGAACCAGATCGCCATTCAGGGCCTGTTCGCGCCGACCGAACAACTCGACGGCACGCTGCTGTCGTCGAGCTTCCCTGCGATGAACGACCCGGCCGTCGCCATCGACATCTACCAGGGCGACACCGGCCTGGACACCGGCAAGCCGCAGTCGCTGTTCTCACTCGATCCGAAACTCATCGGGCAGAACCGGCTGACCAAGAAGGCCAGGGTGAACCTCAAGGTGGGACAAGAGGTCCGGCTCGACCCTGGTCCCGGGCCTGGCACTGTCGTCCGGTTCGACGGCGCCGTGCCGTTCATCAACGTGCAGGTGTCGCACGACCCGGCCCAGATCTGGGTGCTGGTGTTCGCGCTGACGATGATGGCCGGTCTGCTGGTGTCGCTGGTGGTGCGGCGCCGCCGGGTCTGGGTTCGGCTGACGCCCACGGGTGCAGGTACGGTAAGCGTCGAGCTGGGCGGCTTGGCGCGCACCGACAACTCGGGGTGGGGTGACGAGTTCGAGCGGTTGACGCAACGTCTGTTGGACGTCGACGCCCAGCGGTTGAAGGAGACCGTATGA
- the ccsB gene encoding c-type cytochrome biogenesis protein CcsB, whose translation MNTEHIDIGLARYSDWAFTSSVVVLVAALLLLAVELAYSRGRKVEARELVGAATAATFGTGAATAATFGTGAATAATFGTGAATAATFGTGAATAATFGTGATVGADSVTPGVVAAAPKRPLDERAGTAGLSLVYVGIGLLLACIVLRGLATSRVPWGNMYEFINLTCFSGLVAGAIVLRRPQYRALWVFVLVPVLILLTVSGRWLYTNAAPVMPALQSYWLPIHVSVVSLGSGVFLVAGVASILFLLKMYLPDNAFVQRLPDAQTLDRIAYRTTIFAFPVFGFGVIFGAIWAEEAWGRYWGWDPKETVSFIAWVVYAAYLHARSTAGWRDRKAAWINVVGFVAMVFNLFFINLVTVGLHSYAGVG comes from the coding sequence ATGAACACCGAGCACATCGACATCGGGCTGGCGCGCTACTCCGACTGGGCGTTCACCTCGTCGGTCGTCGTGCTGGTGGCCGCGCTGCTGCTGCTCGCCGTCGAACTGGCCTACAGCCGCGGGCGCAAGGTCGAAGCCAGGGAACTGGTCGGAGCCGCAACGGCGGCGACATTCGGCACGGGAGCCGCAACGGCGGCGACGTTCGGCACGGGAGCCGCAACGGCGGCGACATTCGGCACCGGAGCCGCAACGGCGGCGACATTCGGCACGGGAGCCGCAACCGCGGCGACGTTCGGCACGGGGGCCACGGTGGGCGCCGACAGCGTCACCCCTGGGGTCGTCGCCGCGGCGCCGAAGCGCCCGCTCGACGAACGCGCAGGCACCGCCGGGCTGTCGCTGGTCTACGTCGGCATCGGGTTGCTGCTGGCGTGCATCGTGCTGCGTGGCCTGGCCACGTCGCGGGTGCCATGGGGCAACATGTACGAGTTCATCAACCTGACGTGTTTCTCGGGTCTGGTGGCAGGCGCCATCGTGCTGCGCAGGCCGCAGTACCGCGCGCTGTGGGTGTTCGTGTTGGTGCCGGTGCTGATCCTGCTGACGGTGTCGGGTCGCTGGCTCTACACCAACGCCGCCCCGGTGATGCCGGCCCTGCAGTCGTACTGGTTGCCGATCCACGTGTCGGTGGTCAGCCTCGGCTCCGGGGTGTTCCTGGTGGCGGGGGTGGCCAGCATCTTGTTCCTGCTGAAGATGTACCTGCCCGACAACGCTTTCGTGCAACGGCTGCCCGACGCGCAGACGCTGGACCGCATCGCTTATCGGACAACAATTTTCGCGTTTCCGGTGTTCGGGTTCGGCGTCATCTTCGGCGCGATCTGGGCCGAAGAGGCCTGGGGCCGGTACTGGGGCTGGGACCCCAAGGAGACGGTGTCGTTCATCGCGTGGGTGGTCTACGCGGCGTACCTGCACGCACGGTCGACCGCGGGCTGGCGCGACAGGAAGGCCGCATGGATCAACGTCGTCGGGTTCGTCGCGATGGTGTTCAACCTGTTCTTCATCAATCTGGTCACCGTCGGGCTGCATTCGTACGCTGGGGTCGGCTGA
- a CDS encoding MinD/ParA family protein: MSDQSGGFRSQQRFSDPAQSVPAEWTAPTPPNGLPLGHASPPLAPPPEQPTPYFDLSTVALLGQPKRAPSEGWRKWLYFSTFKLLNVGESPKVTRRNGLVAQVQRPLRGCYRIALLSLKGGVGKTTITATLGATFASVRGDRVIAVDANPDRGTLSQKVPLETPNTVRHLLRDAEGIEAYSDVRAYTSQGPSRLEVLASESDPAVSEAFSSDDYAATLEVLERFYSVVLTDCGTGMLHSAMSAVLDKADVLVVVSSGSVDGARSASATLDWLDAHGHQDMVRNSIAVINAVRPRSGKVDLKKVVDHFSRRCRAVKQVPFDPHLEEGAEISLDRLKPETREALLELAAVVADGFPSDDLKHV, encoded by the coding sequence TTGTCTGACCAGTCGGGCGGGTTTCGCTCGCAGCAGCGGTTCAGCGATCCGGCGCAGTCGGTACCGGCCGAGTGGACCGCCCCGACACCGCCGAACGGTTTGCCGCTGGGGCACGCGTCACCTCCACTGGCCCCGCCGCCGGAGCAACCGACGCCGTACTTCGATCTGTCCACCGTCGCGCTGCTGGGGCAACCCAAGCGGGCGCCGTCGGAGGGGTGGCGCAAGTGGCTGTACTTTTCGACGTTCAAACTGCTCAACGTCGGCGAGAGCCCCAAGGTCACCCGCCGCAACGGCCTCGTCGCGCAGGTGCAGCGGCCGCTTCGTGGCTGCTACCGGATCGCGTTGCTGTCACTGAAGGGCGGCGTCGGCAAGACCACGATCACCGCGACGCTCGGGGCCACCTTCGCCTCTGTCCGCGGTGACCGCGTCATCGCCGTCGACGCCAATCCCGACCGCGGCACGCTCAGCCAGAAGGTGCCGCTGGAAACCCCGAACACCGTGCGGCACCTGCTGCGCGACGCCGAGGGGATCGAGGCCTACAGCGACGTCCGCGCCTACACCTCGCAGGGGCCCAGCCGGCTGGAGGTGCTCGCCTCGGAGAGCGATCCCGCGGTGTCGGAGGCGTTCAGTTCCGACGACTATGCGGCCACCCTGGAGGTGCTGGAGCGGTTCTACAGCGTGGTGCTCACCGACTGCGGCACCGGCATGTTGCACTCGGCGATGTCGGCGGTGCTGGACAAGGCCGACGTGCTCGTGGTGGTCAGCAGCGGTTCGGTCGACGGAGCCCGCAGCGCATCGGCCACCCTGGACTGGCTGGACGCGCACGGACATCAGGACATGGTGCGCAACTCGATCGCAGTCATCAACGCGGTGCGGCCCAGGTCAGGGAAGGTCGATCTGAAGAAGGTGGTCGATCACTTCTCGCGGCGGTGCCGCGCCGTCAAACAGGTGCCGTTCGACCCGCATCTCGAGGAGGGCGCGGAGATCAGCCTCGACCGGCTCAAGCCGGAGACCAGGGAGGCATTGCTGGAGTTGGCGGCGGTCGTCGCGGACGGTTTCCCGAGCGACGACCTGAAGCACGTCTGA
- a CDS encoding DUF4229 domain-containing protein, translating to MSDRPPRSRLVLDVLAYVAARLLLVAVLTAVIFGAGHLLGVRDFPLVVALLFGLVIALPLGIWLFAPLRRRATASIAVFDERRRKDKEQLQARLRGEDTDEPSAG from the coding sequence GTGTCTGATCGACCGCCTCGGTCCCGCCTGGTGCTCGACGTGCTGGCCTACGTCGCAGCCCGCCTGCTGCTTGTCGCCGTTCTGACGGCGGTGATCTTCGGTGCCGGACATCTGCTCGGCGTGCGCGATTTTCCGCTCGTGGTGGCGTTGCTGTTCGGTTTGGTGATCGCACTGCCGCTCGGCATCTGGTTGTTCGCCCCACTGCGGCGCCGCGCCACCGCGAGCATCGCCGTCTTCGACGAACGCCGCCGCAAAGACAAGGAGCAGTTGCAGGCCAGGCTGCGTGGTGAAGACACCGACGAACCCTCCGCCGGATGA
- a CDS encoding aminotransferase class V-fold PLP-dependent enzyme, producing MTAREAFGAEFTGADGFLNSPTYGLPPQFVVDALQACIAEWQAGTMDVPSFDGRVGAGRAGYAALAGVPVASVAMAGNVSAALGLVAAAIPDGSRVATLAGEFTSTTFPFAAQANRGVTLTELTPTDLIASAADFDVVTASLVQSANGAVLDVGALRNTLAGKDTLTVIDVTQALGWKQVDLGWADVTVAAVYKWLLAPRGTAWMSLSDRVSRFVTPHAANWYAGEDPWQSIYGLPLRLAHDARRFDVSPTWFSVLGAGLTLPWLATLDSATVESHTVGLAHRAQAELGLPQHDSAIVSIPIADAADKLAAAGIRASVRAGAVRVGFHLYNTENDLDRLLDALRS from the coding sequence ATGACGGCGCGCGAAGCGTTCGGCGCCGAATTCACCGGAGCGGATGGGTTTCTCAACTCACCCACCTACGGGTTGCCGCCGCAGTTCGTGGTCGACGCGCTGCAGGCCTGCATCGCCGAATGGCAAGCGGGAACCATGGATGTGCCGTCATTCGACGGCCGCGTCGGTGCCGGGCGTGCGGGTTATGCGGCGCTGGCGGGTGTTCCCGTCGCCTCTGTGGCGATGGCGGGCAACGTGTCCGCGGCACTCGGATTGGTGGCGGCGGCGATTCCCGACGGCAGTCGGGTCGCCACCTTGGCGGGCGAATTCACCAGCACCACCTTCCCGTTCGCCGCGCAGGCAAACCGCGGTGTCACGCTCACCGAGTTGACGCCCACGGACCTGATCGCGTCGGCCGCCGACTTCGACGTCGTGACGGCCAGCCTGGTGCAGTCCGCCAACGGCGCCGTACTCGACGTCGGCGCGCTGCGAAACACGTTGGCCGGCAAGGACACACTGACCGTCATCGACGTCACGCAGGCCCTCGGGTGGAAGCAGGTCGACCTCGGCTGGGCCGACGTCACCGTCGCCGCGGTCTACAAATGGTTGCTCGCGCCGAGGGGAACCGCGTGGATGTCGCTGAGCGACAGGGTCAGCCGGTTCGTCACACCACACGCGGCGAACTGGTATGCGGGTGAGGATCCCTGGCAGTCGATCTATGGCCTGCCGTTGCGACTGGCCCACGACGCCAGGCGCTTCGACGTTTCGCCGACGTGGTTCAGCGTGCTCGGGGCCGGGCTGACGTTGCCGTGGCTGGCGACGTTGGACAGCGCGACCGTCGAGTCGCACACGGTCGGATTGGCTCACCGAGCGCAGGCCGAACTCGGCCTCCCACAACATGATTCGGCCATCGTGTCGATACCCATCGCCGACGCGGCCGACAAGCTGGCCGCCGCGGGCATCCGCGCCTCGGTCCGGGCAGGTGCGGTGCGCGTCGGTTTTCATCTGTACAACACCGAAAACGACCTGGACCGGTTACTCGACGCGTTGCGTTCCTAG